In the Brassica napus cultivar Da-Ae chromosome A7, Da-Ae, whole genome shotgun sequence genome, one interval contains:
- the LOC106374512 gene encoding profilin-5 codes for MSWQTYVDEHLMCDVGDGQGHHLTSAAIIGLDGSVWAQSANFPQFKPQEMTDIMKDFDEPGHLAPTGLFLAGLKYMVIQGEPNAVIRGKKGAGGITIKKTGQSMVFGLYEEPVTPGQCNMVVERLGDYLIEQDL; via the exons ATGTCGTGGCAAACTTACGTTGATGAGCATTTGATGTGCGATGTTGGTGATGGCCAAGGTCACCACCTCACCTCTGCCGCCATCATCGGCCTTGACGGTAGTGTTTGGGCTCAGAGCGCTAATTTTCCTCAG TTCAAGCCTCAAGAGATGACAGATATCATGAAAGATTTCGATGAGCCAGGCCACCTTGCTCCCACAGGCTTGTTCCTTGCAGGACTAAAGTATATGGTTATTCAAGGCGAGCCTAATGCTGTCATCCGTGGCAAGAAG GGAGCTGGAGGAATCACGATCAAGAAAACAGGACAATCGATGGTGTTTGGTCTGTACGAAGAACCAGTGACTCCAGGACAATGTAACATGGTCGTGGAGAGGTTGGGTGATTACTTGATCGAACAGGATCTCTGA